The Cylindrospermopsis curvispora GIHE-G1 genome contains a region encoding:
- a CDS encoding helix-turn-helix transcriptional regulator, which produces MNDQGYQYNRVTIQNDLSRLKEWGFCLEVEKKKRVLRSPAFPFNLPEITLNSVRLAFKLLDDIGLKAYAASLSQITKIIPDSQQKLLQKSTAFNVIPQNLINLSDHYSNIQTLEYAISHRQEVEFEYSSKKSTQGEVFLRQVEPISLDWREGKLYLLAYNYKVHKNQEIDFRVDRILGKVKVLPIKFAPRIPMTHPISFRIWGNVAKQYQPSFYREDSPIKDPCIYHEDALLIHAEVTDYFWAKQRLLKYLPFVQVTRPDSLVEEFKQITEEMVKLYLH; this is translated from the coding sequence ATGAACGATCAAGGATACCAGTACAATCGTGTTACTATACAAAATGACTTAAGCCGATTAAAAGAGTGGGGATTTTGTTTGGAGGTAGAGAAGAAAAAACGAGTTTTGAGATCTCCTGCTTTTCCCTTTAATTTACCTGAAATTACATTAAATTCTGTAAGACTTGCTTTTAAACTATTGGACGATATTGGTTTAAAAGCTTATGCTGCTTCTTTGTCCCAAATAACAAAGATTATTCCCGATTCTCAGCAGAAACTACTACAAAAAAGCACCGCATTTAATGTAATACCTCAAAATTTGATTAATTTATCAGATCACTATTCTAATATTCAAACACTAGAATATGCGATTTCTCATCGTCAAGAAGTTGAGTTTGAATATTCAAGTAAAAAATCAACTCAAGGTGAGGTTTTTTTACGTCAAGTTGAACCAATAAGTTTAGATTGGAGAGAAGGTAAATTATACCTATTAGCTTATAATTATAAAGTACACAAAAATCAAGAAATAGATTTTCGTGTTGATAGAATTTTGGGTAAGGTCAAAGTCTTACCTATCAAATTTGCCCCTAGAATTCCTATGACCCACCCTATTTCGTTTCGCATTTGGGGAAATGTTGCTAAACAATATCAACCAAGTTTTTATCGTGAAGATTCACCAATTAAAGATCCCTGTATTTATCATGAAGATGCTCTATTAATCCACGCTGAAGTTACAGATTATTTCTGGGCTAAACAGCGGTTACTAAAATATTTACCTTTTGTGCAAGTTACTAGGCCAGATTCTTTGGTTGAGGAATTTAAACAAATTACAGAGGAAATGGTAAAATTATATTTGCACTGA